The Klebsiella quasivariicola region TGGATATTGATCAGTCGACCGCTGTCGGTACTGTTTTTGATCGTTTTGCTGAGCGTGCTGCTGTCGCTGTTCATAAAGGATGAGATATCGCCGACATCCAGCGCCTGTGCCGGCGACGTCCCGGCAAGCAGCAGCCCGAGGGCCAGAAAATGCTTTTTCATAACAATTCCGTCCGTGAAAAAAAGCAGGGGGAGAGCCCCCTGCTGGTACAGCAGAAGGATCAGCTGGTCCAGGTGGCGTCGAACTGTACGCTGACGTCGCCGCTCCAGATCCCTTCCGGCAGGGTGCTGTAATCGGTCACGGCGGTAGAACCGTCGGTGGTGCCGCTGATGATGGAGAAGGTGAAACCATCCTGCGCGGTGGTACGGCCGCCGACGTTGTAGCCATTTGCCAGCGCGCTGAGGTTGCCACCCAGTACACCGTTGGCGGTATCGATCATCACGGTATCCGCGGCTTTTTCGACCGCTGTGCCGTTATAATCCACACCCACGCTCAGCGTGGAGCCGGAGGTGTTCAGCTGGGTTAAGGTGTTGGTGATAAGACGTGAGGTCAGCTTAAAGGCAGTCGCCGTTGCGTCACCCTCAATCGCCACGTCAAACAGACCTTTCTGCGAGTTAAAACCTTTAATGCCTTCGGCGTACTGGAACGCCAGGCTGCCGATCGGGGTCACAACCAGCTTGCTGGTGGTGTCTTTTTTGGCGGTCGCCGACCAGGTCGCTACAGCCTGAGCCGTTACGTCAGCAGCCTGCGCCACGCCCATACCGTTAAACGCAGTTACCAGAGCTATTGCCAGAACCTTTTTTTTCATCGCTTTTTCATCCTGAGTTGAATTAAGGACATGATGTCCCGGTGAACCATTTAAAAAACAGAGTTGCCTAGGTGTTACTGAACCAATTTATATATTTTGGAATACAGCTTGGCCTCAGCATTGCGCCGATGGGTATATACTGTCTTCACGCTACAATTTTCAATTCTGGCGATCGATTTTGGCTGCATGCCCTGGGCGGTCATGCGGATTATTTTCATTTCCCGGTCAGTAATTTTATCTTTCTTAATATCTTTACGCAGAAACCTGCCATTAATCACATAGGCCAGCTCTTTTCGAATATCACGACTCAGGCCAACATATACCACGCCACGAATATCACTATTGTAATACCAGTAATTTGCTAAGGCTTCCGACTTTCTGGCCGCAATCAATACGACCTGTTTCCCCTTTACCGCGGAGAGCCATTCGCTATCGCGCCTGATAAACTCGTTTAACGAAGCCGTATTGAGATTGATAAACACAAAATCCTTTCTAATTTTCTCCTGCGACAGATAAATTAATTCGTCAATATCCACAATCAGTTCGGACAGACCTTTATAGAAGTAGGAGTCATGGGCAGACCAAATATACTTATCGGAACAGCATTTATATTCCATATAGATTTTAACCTCATAGTCCTTGAAGTAATCATTTTCACAACGTCACTGCTTGCCAGGCCTACAAAGTTTACTGGCGCATTCGATTCCTTTAATAAATCGCCATTAAATAAGACATGCATTACTTATCAATATTTGATAAGCGAGATTTAATTATTTTGTGCTTGGCGTTGAATTTAAGTTTTTTCCTATGGAGTGTCAACACGCGGACGGGCGATGGATTTCGCGTCTGGGTCAATATTTACAAAAACTGAAAATATGATATTTTTGCGATGAGGAAAAAGACATTTATTTTCATGAGGTTATTGGCAATATAGCTGTCGATTCTTATTTGTTTTTTATATTGACCAGGATCTTCACCCTAATATCTTAGGAACATTCTTAATAGTGATTATTAAGCGGTTATTGAATAAACCAGAGAAATTAAAAAAAGAAGGATATAAAACCAAAAATACTCTATAACCAGGATGATTCACCAACACATAATAACCATGAATAGATTAACCTGCCGCACAAATAGTTATACATATGTTAATCCTGAGCGATGTTGAATGCTAAACAAAGGCAGACGCATTATCTATTCGATAAAACAGACCCGAATAACAAGATTAAGCGAAGATTGCCGACGACTTCCTGCTGCCCTGCCTCCGCGCCACCCGAAAGCATAGTCGCTTTTCAATGCTTCGCCAGCGCGCTGCGGGCTGCGGGTTGCCGCTCTGTCGCGCCTGTTCACGGTTTGTTCGCAATACCGTCATCGAATTTTCATATAAAGACCTATTAATAGTGCCCAGTTAATGACGAACCTGGACACTCTTATGAACAGCTCTCTTGCCGCAGTGGCCGAAACTGATTTTCAGGCGTTCACTGATCTCAATGCCAGCCGGCAGCGGAAGGTCTTAAGCGTGCGTAACCTGACGAAAGCCTATCATGCCCAGCACAAGGTGCTGGACGGCATCAGCTTTGACCTGCACGCCGGCGAAATGGTTGGGGTCATTGGCCGCTCCGGCGCCGGTAAATCGACGCTCCTGCATGTCCTCAACGGCACCCATAGCGCCAGCGGCGGCGAAATTCTTAGCTATCCGGAAGTCGGTATGCCACACGATGTCTCAAAGCTGAAAGGCCGCTCACTCAACGCCTGGCGCAGTCAGTGCGGGATGATCTTTCAGGACTTCTGCCTGGTACCGCGCCTCGACGTGCTCACCAACGTCCTGCTTGGCCGCCTCAGCCAGACTTCAACCCTGAAGTCGCTGTTTAAAATTTTCCCCGCCGCCGACCGGGCGCGCGCCATTGCGCTGCTCGAATGGATGAACATGCTGCCGCACGCGCTGCAGCGGGCGGAGAATCTCTCCGGGGGACAGATGCAGCGGGTGGCAATCTGCCGGGCGCTGATGCAAAACCCCGGCATTTTGCTGGCCGACGAACCTGTCGCCTCGCTGGATCCGAAGAACACCCAGCGCATCATGGATGTGCTGCGCGAGATCAGCGAGCAGGGCATCAGCGTGATGGTGAACCTGCATTCGGTAGAGCTGGTGAAGGCCTACTGCACCCGGGTTATCGGCGTCGCCAGCGGCCAGCTTATTTTTGACGATCACCCCTCCCGGCTGACGCAGGATGTGCTGCAGCAGCTGTACGGCGATGAAGTTAGCCAATTGCATTAATTTCACTCACACGGGCAACATAATGAAAAAATATATGACTGGCGCAGTTCGTTTATCCGCAGTGGTCGCGGGCATGATGATGGCATGGCAGGCGGCGGCAGCGCAGCCGAAAGAGCTGAATCTGGGCATTCTCGGCGGGCAGAACGCCACCCAGCAAATCGGTGATAACCAGTGTGTGAAGACCTTCCTCGATAAAGAGCTGAACGTGGATACCAAACTGCGTAACTCTTCCGACTATTCCGGGGTGATCCAGGGTCTGCTGGGGGGCAAAGTCGACGTGGTGCTGAGCATGTCCCCCTCCTCTTACGCTTCGGTTTATATCAATAACCCGAAAGCGGTGGATATCGTCGGCATCGCCGTGGACGATAAAGATCAGTCTCGCGGCTATCACTCCGTGGTGATCGTCAAAGCCGACTCCCCGTACAAAACGCTGGACGATTTAAAAGGTAAAGCGTTCGGCTTCGCCGATCCGGATTCCACTTCCGGGTATCTGATCCCTAACCATGCGTTTAAAGAAAAATTTGGCGGAAACGCCGACAACAAATACAACAATACCTTCTCCAGCGTCACCTTCTCCGGCGGCCACGAGCAGGACATCCTCGGCGTGCTGAACGGCCAGTTCGCGGGCGCGGTGACCTGGGCCTCGATGGTCGGCGATTACAACACCGGCTACACCACCGGCGCGTTCAACCGTCTGATTCGCATGGATCATCCGGATCTGATGAAGCAGATCCGCATTATCTGGCAATCACCGCTGATCCCGAACGGCCCGATCCTGGTAAGCAATGCGCTGCCGGCGGACTTTAAGGCGAAGGTCGTGGCGGCAGTGAAAAAACTGGACACCGAGGATCACGCCTGCTTTATCAAAGCGATGGGCGGTACCCAGCACATCGGTCCGGGCAGCGTGGCTGACTTCCAGCAGATTATCGACATGAAACGCGAGCTGGTGAGCGCACGTTAATCCTGCCTCAACGCCGCCTGCTTGCCCCCAGGGTGAGCGGCGGCGCTACGTTGAAGATCCCCGACGCATGAAGACGACCCACACCGAATTTGAACGCTATTACCAGCAGGTACGCTCGCGGCAAAAGCGCGATACCGTCTGCTGGTCGTTACTCCTGCTGGCGCTCTATTTTGCCGCCGGCAGCGCCGCAGAATTTAATCTGCTGACCATCTGGCACTCGCTGCCCCACTTCTTTGACTATATGGCAGAGACCATTCCGCCTCTGAGTGCCGGTAACCTGTTCGCCGATGTGCAGACCAAAGGCTCGCTGGCCTGGTGGGGCTATCGCCTGCCGATCCAGCTGCCGCTCATCTGGGAAACCCTGCAGCTGGCGCTGGCCTCGACGCTGGTGGCGGTCGCCATTGCCACCATCTTCGCGTTCCTCGCCGCCAACAACGCCTGGACCCCAGCGCCGGTACGCTTTGCCATTCGGGTACTGGTGGCGTTTTTGCGCACCATGCCCGAGCTGGCGTGGGCGGTGATCTTTGTCATGGCGTTCGGCATCGGCGCGATCCCGGGATTTCTGGCGCTGATGCTGCACACCGTCGGCAGCCTGACCAAACTGTTCTACGAGGCGGTGGAGAGCGCGCAAAACAAACCGGTACGCGGCCTGGCGGCCTGCGGCGCGTCGCCGCTGCAGAAAATCCGCTTCGCCCTGTGGCCGCAAGTGAAACCGCTGTTTCTCTCCTACGGCTTTATGCGGCTTGAAATCAACTTCCGTTCGTCGACGATTCTCGGCCTGGTGGGCGCGGGCGGTATCGGCCAGGAGCTGATGACCAATATCAAGCTCGACCGCTACGATCAGGTGAGCATCACCCTGCTGCTGATCATTCTGGTGGTGTCGGCGCTGGACATGCTGTCCGGTCGTCTGCGCCTGTGGGTACTGGAGGGTAAGAAATGAGCGTCTGGCACATGCAACCGGATATCGCCGCCAGCCGGCGGCAGCATAAACAGCTCTATCAGGTCCAGGGGCGCTACCTGCGCTACCTCGGGCTGGTAGCGCTGGCCTGCGTGCTCTATTACGTCTGGTTTTTTCTGCAGTTCGGCATCAGCGGCGAACAGCTGACCACCGGCCTGCAGCAGATTGGCCGCTACCTGGCGCGGATGTTCGTCTGGCACGACTTCTGGAACTGGCCGTTCGGCTATTACTTCACGCAAATCGTCATCACTCTGGCAATCGTCTTCGCCGGGACGCTGACCGCCACGGTGCTGGCGCTGCTGCTCTCCTTTTTTGCCGCCCGCAACATCATGCGCGGCGTGGTGCTGGGGACCCTGGCCCTGCTGATGCGCCGTCTGTTTGATGTGCTGCGCGGGATCGATATGGCTATCTGGGGGTTGATTTTCGTGCGCGCGGTGGGTCTCGGGCCGCTGGCCGGGGTGCTGGCGATCATCATGCAGGACACTGGCCTGCTGGGACGGCTGTACGCGGAAGGACACGAAGCTGTGGACCGCTCCCCCGGGCGCGGGCTGACCGCCGTGGGCGCGAACGGCCTGCAAAAGCATCGCTTTGGCATTTTTACCCAGTCGTTCCCGACTTTTCTCGCGCTGAGCCTGTATCAGATTGAATCCAACACCCGCTCCGCGGCGGTGCTGGGCTTTGTTGGCGCCGGCGGTATTGGGCTTATCTATGCCGAGAATATGCGCTTGTGGAACTGGGATGTGGTGATGTTTATCACCCTGCTGCTGGTGGCGGTGGTGATGATCATGGATACCCTTTCCGCCTGGCTGCGCCGTCGTTATATCGGCGGCGCCGCGGTGCCGCTGTATCAGGGCGGACGCTAGCGCGCCTTTGCGCCGGATGGCGGCTTATAAGGCCTTTTATGCCGATATTTTGTCGGGTGGCGCTTCGCTTACCCGGCCTTGTATTATTCCTTTCGTGCAGAGAGAACCGGCCAGTTCTTTCTGCCATGCAGTCCGGATGCCGCACCCGACCTTAGATCCTCAAATCTGTGTCGTAGATAATTCGCACCGGACTGCGCTCCTCCACAAGTGATAAACCGAACAGTATCATGGACCGGAACACCCGGTACCCCGCATTTGCAAGGATGGTTACACCATGGAAAACAAACTCCACTTTATCGGCATTGATGTTGCCAAAGCTAAACTCGATGTCGATATGCTGCGCCCTGATGGCCGTCACCGCAGCAAGAAATTTGCCAACACCCCAAAAGGCCATAACGAGCTCGTCAGCTGGTTGTGCGGTCATCAGGTCAGCAATGCCCACGTCTGCATGGAAGCGACCGGGACGTATATGGAAGATGTCGCCGCTCATCTCTCTGACGCGGGGTATCTGGTCTCCATTATCAATCCGTTGCTCAGCAAAGCGTTCGTCCAGAGCCAGGGAATACGCAGCAAAACCGATACGGTGGATGCCCGCCAGCTGGCGTATTTTTGCCGGGAGAAACGCCCGGTGATATGGGAAGCCCCCCATCCGGTTGAGCGGGCCCTGCGGGCGCTGGTG contains the following coding sequences:
- the phnE gene encoding phosphonate ABC transporter, permease protein PhnE produces the protein MKTTHTEFERYYQQVRSRQKRDTVCWSLLLLALYFAAGSAAEFNLLTIWHSLPHFFDYMAETIPPLSAGNLFADVQTKGSLAWWGYRLPIQLPLIWETLQLALASTLVAVAIATIFAFLAANNAWTPAPVRFAIRVLVAFLRTMPELAWAVIFVMAFGIGAIPGFLALMLHTVGSLTKLFYEAVESAQNKPVRGLAACGASPLQKIRFALWPQVKPLFLSYGFMRLEINFRSSTILGLVGAGGIGQELMTNIKLDRYDQVSITLLLIILVVSALDMLSGRLRLWVLEGKK
- a CDS encoding common pilus major fimbrillin subunit EcpA; this encodes MKKKVLAIALVTAFNGMGVAQAADVTAQAVATWSATAKKDTTSKLVVTPIGSLAFQYAEGIKGFNSQKGLFDVAIEGDATATAFKLTSRLITNTLTQLNTSGSTLSVGVDYNGTAVEKAADTVMIDTANGVLGGNLSALANGYNVGGRTTAQDGFTFSIISGTTDGSTAVTDYSTLPEGIWSGDVSVQFDATWTS
- a CDS encoding helix-turn-helix transcriptional regulator, coding for MEYKCCSDKYIWSAHDSYFYKGLSELIVDIDELIYLSQEKIRKDFVFINLNTASLNEFIRRDSEWLSAVKGKQVVLIAARKSEALANYWYYNSDIRGVVYVGLSRDIRKELAYVINGRFLRKDIKKDKITDREMKIIRMTAQGMQPKSIARIENCSVKTVYTHRRNAEAKLYSKIYKLVQ
- the phnC gene encoding phosphonate ABC transporter ATP-binding protein — protein: MNSSLAAVAETDFQAFTDLNASRQRKVLSVRNLTKAYHAQHKVLDGISFDLHAGEMVGVIGRSGAGKSTLLHVLNGTHSASGGEILSYPEVGMPHDVSKLKGRSLNAWRSQCGMIFQDFCLVPRLDVLTNVLLGRLSQTSTLKSLFKIFPAADRARAIALLEWMNMLPHALQRAENLSGGQMQRVAICRALMQNPGILLADEPVASLDPKNTQRIMDVLREISEQGISVMVNLHSVELVKAYCTRVIGVASGQLIFDDHPSRLTQDVLQQLYGDEVSQLH
- the phnD gene encoding phosphonate ABC transporter substrate-binding protein — its product is MKKYMTGAVRLSAVVAGMMMAWQAAAAQPKELNLGILGGQNATQQIGDNQCVKTFLDKELNVDTKLRNSSDYSGVIQGLLGGKVDVVLSMSPSSYASVYINNPKAVDIVGIAVDDKDQSRGYHSVVIVKADSPYKTLDDLKGKAFGFADPDSTSGYLIPNHAFKEKFGGNADNKYNNTFSSVTFSGGHEQDILGVLNGQFAGAVTWASMVGDYNTGYTTGAFNRLIRMDHPDLMKQIRIIWQSPLIPNGPILVSNALPADFKAKVVAAVKKLDTEDHACFIKAMGGTQHIGPGSVADFQQIIDMKRELVSAR
- the phnE gene encoding phosphonate ABC transporter, permease protein PhnE, which encodes MSVWHMQPDIAASRRQHKQLYQVQGRYLRYLGLVALACVLYYVWFFLQFGISGEQLTTGLQQIGRYLARMFVWHDFWNWPFGYYFTQIVITLAIVFAGTLTATVLALLLSFFAARNIMRGVVLGTLALLMRRLFDVLRGIDMAIWGLIFVRAVGLGPLAGVLAIIMQDTGLLGRLYAEGHEAVDRSPGRGLTAVGANGLQKHRFGIFTQSFPTFLALSLYQIESNTRSAAVLGFVGAGGIGLIYAENMRLWNWDVVMFITLLLVAVVMIMDTLSAWLRRRYIGGAAVPLYQGGR